One genomic window of Mus musculus strain C57BL/6J chromosome 4, GRCm38.p6 C57BL/6J includes the following:
- the Il11ra1 gene encoding interleukin-11 receptor subunit alpha-1 precursor: MSSSCSGLTRVLVAVATALVSSSSPCPQAWGPPGVQYGQPGRPVMLCCPGVSAGTPVSWFRDGDSRLLQGPDSGLGHRLVLAQVDSPDEGTYVCQTLDGVSGGMVTLKLGFPPARPEVSCQAVDYENFSCTWSPGQVSGLPTRYLTSYRKKTLPGAESQRESPSTGPWPCPQDPLEASRCVVHGAEFWSEYRINVTEVNPLGASTCLLDVRLQSILRPDPPQGLRVESVPGYPRRLHASWTYPASWRRQPHFLLKFRLQYRPAQHPAWSTVEPIGLEEVITDAVAGLPHAVRVSARDFLDAGTWSAWSPEAWGTPSTGPLQDEIPDWSQGHGQQLEAVVAQEDSPAPARPSLQPDPRPLDHRDPLEQVAVLASLGIFSCLGLAVGALALGLWLRLRRSGKDGPQKPGLLAPMIPVEKLPGIPNLQRTPENFS, translated from the exons ATGAGCAGCAGCTGCTCAGGGCTGACCAGGGTCCTGGTGGCCGTGGCTACAGCCCTggtgtcttcctcctccccctgcccccaagctTGGGGTCCTCCAG GGGTCCAGTATGGACAACCTGGCAGGCCCGTGATGCTGTGCTGCCCCGGAGTGAGTGCTGG GACTCCAGTGTCCTGGTTTCGGGATGGAGATTCAAGGCTGCTCCAGGGACCTGACTCTGGGTTAGGACACAGACTGGTCTTGGCCCAGGTGGACAGCCCTGATGAAGGCACTTATGTCTGCCAGACCCTGGATGGTGTATCAGGGGGCATGGTGACCCTGAAGCTGGGCT TTCCCCCAGCACGTCCTGAAGTCTCCTGCCAAGCGGTAGACTATGAAAACTTCTCCTGTACTTGGAGTCCAGGCCAGGTCAGCGGTTTGCCCACCCGCTACCTTACTTCCTAcag GAAGAAGACGCTGCCAGGAGCTGAGAGTCAGAG GGAAAGTCCATCCACCGGGCCTTGGCCGTGTCCACAGGACCCTCTGGAGGCCTCCCGATGTGTGGTCCATGGGGCAGAGTTCTGGAGTGAGTACCGGATCAATGTGACCGAGGTGAACCCACTGGGTGCCAGCACGTGCCTACTGGATGTGAGATTACAGAGCATCT TGCGTCCTGATCCACCCCAAGGACTGCGGGTGGAATCCGTACCTGGTTACCCGAGACGCCTGCATGCCAGCTGGACATACCCTGCCTCCTGGCGTCGCCAACCCCACTTTCTGCTCAAGTTCCGGTTGCAATACCGACCAGCACAGCATCCAGCCTGGTCCACG GTGGAGCCCATTGGCTTGGAGGAAGTGATAACAGATGCTGTGGCTGGGCTGCCACACGCGGTACGAGTCAGTGCCAGGGACTTTCTGGATGCTGGCACCTGGAGCGCCTGGAGCCCAGAGGCCTGGGGTACTCCTAGCACTg GTCCCCTGCAGGATGAGATACCTGATTGGAGCCAGGGACACGGACAGCAGCTAGAGGCAGTAGTAGCTCAGGAGGACAGCCCGGCTCCTGCAAGGCCTTCCTTGCAGCCGGACCCAAGGCCACTTG ATCACAGGGACCCCTTGGAGCAAGTAGCTGTGTTAGCGTCTCTGGGAATCTTCTCTTGCCTTGGCCTGGCTGTTGGAGCTCTGGCACTGGGGCTCTG GCTGAGGCTGAGACGGAGTGGGAAGGATGGACCGCAAAAACCTGGGCTCTTGGCACCCATGATCCCGGTGGAAAAGCTTCCAG GAATTCCAAACCTGCAGAGGACCCCAGAGAACTTCAGCTGA
- the Ccl27a gene encoding C-C motif chemokine 27 isoform 1 (isoform 1 is encoded by transcript variant 1): MSRLRRYEVALEAEEEIYWGCFYFFPWLRMWRRERSPMSPTSQRLSLEAPSLPLRSWHPWNKTKQKQEALPLPSSTSCCTQLYRQPLPSRLLRRIVHMELQEADGDCHLQAVVLHLARRSVCVHPQNRSLARWLERQGKRLQGTVPSLNLVLQKKMYSNPQQQN; encoded by the exons ATGTCGCGATTGAGGAGATACGAGGTGGCGCTGGAAGCGGAGGAGGA GATCTACTGGGGCTGCTTCTACTTTTTTCCTTGGCTGCGAATGTGGCGCAGGGAGCGGAG TCCGATGTCTCCAACAAGCCAGAGACTAAGTCTGGAAGCCCCCAGCCTCCCACTGAGAAGCTGGCATCCGTGGAACAAGACTAAGCAGAAGCAAGAAG CCTTGCCTCTGCCCTCCAGCACTAGCTGCTGTACTCAGCTCTATAGACAGCCACTCCCAAGCAGGCTGCTGAGGAGGATTGTCCACATGGAACTGCAGGAGGCCGATGGGGACTGTCACCTCCAGGCTGTCGT GCTTCACCTGGCTCGGCGCAGTGTCTGTGTTCATCCCCAGAACCGCAGCCTGGCTCGGTGGTTAGAACGCCAAGGGAAAAGGCTCCAAGGGACTGTACCCAGTTTAAATCTGGTACTACAAAAGAAAATGTACTCAAACCCCCAACAGCAAAACTAA
- the Ccl27a gene encoding C-C motif chemokine 27 isoform X2, which yields MSRLRRYEVALEAEEDPMSPTSQRLSLEAPSLPLRSWHPWNKTKQKQEALPLPSSTSCCTQLYRQPLPSRLLRRIVHMELQEADGDCHLQAVVLHLARRSVCVHPQNRSLARWLERQGKRLQGTVPSLNLVLQKKMYSNPQQQN from the exons ATGTCGCGATTGAGGAGATACGAGGTGGCGCTGGAAGCGGAGGAGGA TCCGATGTCTCCAACAAGCCAGAGACTAAGTCTGGAAGCCCCCAGCCTCCCACTGAGAAGCTGGCATCCGTGGAACAAGACTAAGCAGAAGCAAGAAG CCTTGCCTCTGCCCTCCAGCACTAGCTGCTGTACTCAGCTCTATAGACAGCCACTCCCAAGCAGGCTGCTGAGGAGGATTGTCCACATGGAACTGCAGGAGGCCGATGGGGACTGTCACCTCCAGGCTGTCGT GCTTCACCTGGCTCGGCGCAGTGTCTGTGTTCATCCCCAGAACCGCAGCCTGGCTCGGTGGTTAGAACGCCAAGGGAAAAGGCTCCAAGGGACTGTACCCAGTTTAAATCTGGTACTACAAAAGAAAATGTACTCAAACCCCCAACAGCAAAACTAA
- the Ccl27a gene encoding C-C motif chemokine 27 isoform 2 precursor (isoform 2 precursor is encoded by transcript variant 2), with protein MMEGLSPASSLPLLLLLLSPAPEAALPLPSSTSCCTQLYRQPLPSRLLRRIVHMELQEADGDCHLQAVVLHLARRSVCVHPQNRSLARWLERQGKRLQGTVPSLNLVLQKKMYSNPQQQN; from the exons ATGATGGAGGGGCTCTCCCCCGCCAGCAGCCTCCCGCTGTTACTGTTGCTTCTGAGCCCGGCTCCTGAAGCAG CCTTGCCTCTGCCCTCCAGCACTAGCTGCTGTACTCAGCTCTATAGACAGCCACTCCCAAGCAGGCTGCTGAGGAGGATTGTCCACATGGAACTGCAGGAGGCCGATGGGGACTGTCACCTCCAGGCTGTCGT GCTTCACCTGGCTCGGCGCAGTGTCTGTGTTCATCCCCAGAACCGCAGCCTGGCTCGGTGGTTAGAACGCCAAGGGAAAAGGCTCCAAGGGACTGTACCCAGTTTAAATCTGGTACTACAAAAGAAAATGTACTCAAACCCCCAACAGCAAAACTAA
- the Ccl27a gene encoding C-C motif chemokine 27 isoform 4 (isoform 4 is encoded by transcript variant 5) — protein sequence MSPTSQRLSLEAPSLPLRSWHPWNKTKQKQEALPLPSSTSCCTQLYRQPLPSRLLRRIVHMELQEADGDCHLQAVVLHLARRSVCVHPQNRSLARWLERQGKRLQGTVPSLNLVLQKKMYSNPQQQN from the exons ATGTCTCCAACAAGCCAGAGACTAAGTCTGGAAGCCCCCAGCCTCCCACTGAGAAGCTGGCATCCGTGGAACAAGACTAAGCAGAAGCAAGAAG CCTTGCCTCTGCCCTCCAGCACTAGCTGCTGTACTCAGCTCTATAGACAGCCACTCCCAAGCAGGCTGCTGAGGAGGATTGTCCACATGGAACTGCAGGAGGCCGATGGGGACTGTCACCTCCAGGCTGTCGT GCTTCACCTGGCTCGGCGCAGTGTCTGTGTTCATCCCCAGAACCGCAGCCTGGCTCGGTGGTTAGAACGCCAAGGGAAAAGGCTCCAAGGGACTGTACCCAGTTTAAATCTGGTACTACAAAAGAAAATGTACTCAAACCCCCAACAGCAAAACTAA
- the Ccl27a gene encoding C-C motif chemokine 27 isoform 3 (isoform 3 is encoded by transcript variant 3): protein MSRLRRYEVALEAEEEIYWGCFYFFPWLRMWRRERSSAHPREQKLEPLRGLMSCLSSGLRPAPQRSGRGLLCRTPTAAAQTAGALKI from the exons ATGTCGCGATTGAGGAGATACGAGGTGGCGCTGGAAGCGGAGGAGGA GATCTACTGGGGCTGCTTCTACTTTTTTCCTTGGCTGCGAATGTGGCGCAGGGAGCGGAG CTCGGCGCACCCCCGGGAGCAGAAGCTGGAGCCTCTGCGGGGCCTAATGAGCTGTTTGTCGAGCGGCCTGAGGCCTGCTCCCCAGCGCTCGGGTCGTGGTCTCCTCTGTCGCACCCCCACCGCTGCTGCACAGACAGCCGGTGCATTAAAGATTTAA
- the Gm12407 gene encoding C-C motif chemokine 19-like, whose protein sequence is SRHRRTSERFPSLPCEPVGASASQILAHTVSQAHSLSVACLRSSATAPRVTPLLAFSLLVLWTFPAPTLGGANDAEDCCLSVTQRPIPGNIVKAFRYLLNEDGCRVPAVVFTTLRGYQLSAPPDQPWVDRIIRRLKKSSAKNKGNSTRRSPVS, encoded by the exons TCACGCCACAGGAGGACATCTGAGCGATTCCCATCACTCCCCTGTGAACCCGTCGGAGCCTCGGCCTCTCAGATTCTTGCGCACACAGTCTCTCAGGCTCACTCACTCTCTGTGGCCTGCCTCAGATCGTCTGCCACGGCCCCCCGTGTGACCCCACTCCTGGCCTTCAGCCTGCTGGTTCTCTGGACCTTCCCAG ccccaACTCTGGGGGGTGCTAATGATGCGGAAGACTGCTGCCTGTCTGTGACCCAGCGCCCCATCCCTGGGAACATCGTGAAAGCCTTCCGCTACCTTCTTAATGAAGATGGCTGCAGGGTGCCTGCTGTTGT GTTTACCACACTAAGGGGCTATCAGCTCTCTGCACCTCCAGACCAGCCCTGGGTGGATCGCATCATCCGAAGACTGAAGAAGTCTTCTGCCAAG aACAAAGGCAACAGCACCAGAAGGAGCCCTGTGTCTTGA